Proteins encoded by one window of Fusarium graminearum PH-1 chromosome 1, whole genome shotgun sequence:
- a CDS encoding aldehyde dehydrogenase: MTSTTQISLPNGKKYDQPTGLFINNEFIAATGDEFVVTNPHTEEEVIKLKGASKEDVDKAVQAARKAFEGEWSELAAVDRGAFLYKIADLIDRDRELIAAIDAFDNGKPFSACLAGDLDESYNVFRYYAGAADKISGKTIETSPAKLAYVLQEPLGVCGQIIPWNFPFMMLAWKVAPALACGNTVILKPAEQTPLSALYFGNLVKEAGLPAGVVNVLPGLGPSTGKAIAGHMDIDKVAFTGSTNTGRAIMKDAANNLKNITLECGGKSPSIVFADAELEQAVKWCHFGIMDNKGEVCTSTSRIYVHEDIYDKFLEKFVEVTKENDKLGAPFDESTVQGPQVSKTQYDRVLSYIEEGRKSGAKLLYGGSKHGGKGYFLQPTVFADTTEDMKIMKEEIFGPVVSIAKFSTDEEAIKKANDTSYGLAAALFTEKIARAHKVARKLQAGMVWINSSGDSHFGIPFGGYKSSGIGRELGQYALDAYTQPKAVHVNLGFEL, encoded by the exons ATGACATCAACTACACAAATCTCATTACCTAATGGCAAGAAGTACGACCAACCAACtggtctcttcatcaacaatgagTTTATCGCAGCTACAGGCGACGAATTTGTCGTGACGAACCCGCA cacagaggaagaagtcatcaagctcaagggcgCATCAAAAGAAGATGTCGACAAAGCCGTCCAGGCTGCTCGTAAAGCCTTTGAGGGCGAGTGGTCGgagcttgctgctgttgaccgCGGCGCTTTTCTTTACAAGATTGCCGATCTGATTGATCGCGACCGTGAGCTCATTGCCGCTATTGATGCTTTTGACAATGGCAAG CCCTTCAGCGCCTGTCTCGCTGGTGATCTCGACGAGTCTTACAACGTCTTCCGCTACTACGCCGGTGCCGCCGACAAGATCAGCGGCAAAACCATCGAGACTTCTCCCGCCAAGCTCGCATACGTTCTACAGGAACCTCTGGGTGTCTGTGGACAGATTATTCCCTGGAACTTTCCCTTCATGATGCTGGCCTGGAAGGTTGCGCCCGCTCTGGCCTGTGGTAACACGGTCATCCTTAAGCCCGCCGAGCAGACCCCGCTATCTGCCCTGTACTTTGGCAACTTAGTCAAAGAGGCTGGTCTTCCTGCGGGCGTCGTCAATGTCCTACCTGGTCTTGGCCCTTCTACTGGAAAAGCTATTGCTGGACATATGGATATTGACAAGGTTGCCTTTACCGGTAGTACCAACACCGGCCGAGCCATTATGAAGGACGCTGCGAACAACCTGAAGAACATCACACTTGAGTGTGGTGGTAAGAGCCCCTCTATCGTCTTTGCAGACGCAGAGCTGGAGCAGGCTGTCAAGTGGTGCCATTTTGGAATCATGGATAATAAGGGAGAG GTGTGCACTTCTACCTCCAGAATCTACGTCCACGAGGACATCTACGATAAGTTCCTTGAGAAGTTCGTTGAAGTTACAAAGGAGAATGACAAGCTCGGCGCTCCCTTCGACGAGTCGACCGTCCAAGGACCCCAGGTCTCCAAGACACAATACGACCGCGTACTCTCCTACATCGAGGAGGGTCGCAAGTCTGGTGCTAAGCTTCTATACGGAGGTAGCAAGCATGGTGGCAAGGGTTACTTCCTTCAACCCACAGTCTTTGCCGAT ACAACTGAAGACATGAAGATCATGAAGGAAGAGATCTTTGGCCCCGTCGTTTCCATCGCCAAGTTCTCCACTGACGAGGAAGCTATCAAAAAGGCAAATGACACTTCATATGGTCTTGCCGCGGCTCTGTTCACAGAAAAGATTGCTCGTGCACACAAGGTTGCCCGCAAGCTTCAGGCTGGCATGGTATGGATTAACTCGTCTGGTGATTCCCACTTTGGTATTCCATTTGGTGGTTACAAGTCTTCAGGCATTGGTCGCGAGTTGGGACAGTATGCTTTGGATGCTTACACACAGCCCAAGGCTGTCCATGTCAACTTGGGATTTGAATTATAG